A genomic region of Fusarium falciforme chromosome 4, complete sequence contains the following coding sequences:
- a CDS encoding C2H2-type domain-containing protein gives MKRSRELQEELDSDSETAGTQPTIRPVFKVTQLDSAIDDELDSFAMRCNLPPHREPLAFKTYDEYEVHYNKSHTNRCLECRKNFPSEHLLNVHIEECHDPLVTVKREKGEHTYSCFVEGCERKCMTHQKRRMHLIDKHMYPKNFFFAVTRDGIDGRRSLLNDGSHHRRRSSTNSQVTKGSRRRASLLEAEGANSQQEPKSPKTPKSPKAQKEEKKPDSDKSPDTEMADLAGAMSSLSFVPPSIRFGRGRAGFSKR, from the exons ATGAAGCGCTCACGAGAGCTCCAAGAAGAGCTAGATTCGGACTCCGAAACTGCAGGTACCCAGCCCACCATCCGCCCGGTTTTCAAGGTCACCCAGCTCGACTCTGccatcgacgacgagctCGACTCATTCGCCATGAGATGCAACTTGCCACCGCACAGAGAGCCCTTGGCTTTCAAGACCTACGACGAGTACGAGGTTCACTACAACAAGTCTCACACAAATCGATGCCTCGAGTGCCGCAAGAACTTTCCCAGCGAGCATTTGCTCAACGTCCACATTGAAGAATGTCATGACCCGTTGGTGACTGTCAAGCGGGAAAAGGGGGAGCATACT TACTCCTGCTTCGTGGAAGGATGTGAGCGCAAGTGCATGACACACCAGAAGCGACGGATGCACCTCATCGACAAGCACATGTACCCAAAGAACTTCTTCTTCGCCGTTACAAGAGATGGCATCGACGGTAGGAGGTCCCTCTTAAACGACGGCAGtcaccaccgccgccgaTCTTCAACCAACTCGCAAGTCACAAAGGGCTCTCGGCGCCGCGCAAGTcttctcgaggccgagggcgcAAATTCACAGCAGGAACCCAAGTCACCAAAGACACCAAAGTCACCAAAGGcacagaaggaggagaagaagccggaCAGCGACAAGTCCCCAGACACGGAGATGGCGGATCTTGCGGGCGCCATGTCGTCGCTGAGCTTTGTCCCCCCAAGCATCCGGTTCGGACGCGGGAGGGCAGGCTTCTCCAAGAGATAG